One genomic segment of Arthrobacter sp. JZ12 includes these proteins:
- a CDS encoding DUF4365 domain-containing protein, translated as MTEVPHKLAAGSMGESVARVVFQRIGWAPPAKIDQDIGDDLITFARDRSVSDEPSKTYDLSAPVFLQVKASYTEYDKPTHTVNGREGWWFSESDTDHFDHWLMFGLPYLLVLVDLTKELAYWTHITGSEIKATGKGRKVFVPSDQRVEEASLEALNAIATGHRSSSLEGSAWAGVLENLVPAARLRNALVMPRLVAPHPNRQPSKISYEQATAMLLRNRINDLRDASEKGLCPAPDAWKQHRQWGWRFVGALRTLIMDEDRSELDELSSASAPKRLTFERDACNIVRACSAHAEGHTAEAVQLLDVRPNTKIADRGWMHAQRAHMLFELNESRAAAKAAQDALITLRSLGGDLSVSAIRGGCAAILYSLAELGTGDLEGTVAAQDNAVSWWRAQDTSYALTTALNDKFREWSDDGSVTFRTVDPIDELNTAALNAAFSANWSSWRHLSFLMAQLVLTGTRDPEFAQEALALIAHTGQKKAAKAAARRLWIGGPLDALRGASSRLAGEDWSRRSEGAVMGILAHGGDLLSPELADSAVARILDVLRADGPVRQLGHEWADRWSEIGAALSRLLSAASEKSHRACADLICSHFAESWGHATAAIRIATHLDFSLLEGEVAQKVCDVALMRDDACRYELLEILAPQLPAAMEMLRNFASDGVTSAIHSLLVVDPTAAEHYQQLGRSAAVAVEKAVVAARGVEGNLVYSYGDFDHLHDLAVAALKTENDQLWEQVLSALHANVLPTDQLFRTLELLAIRFRDLPDFVRKRVAEIAPELSAVKSLLAHDADSAHNAGFRAALTALQIATGQFTEHEVLIRLLQFRRDDPANFARLLKFWNSPQKLSLLATLAADSNPQVRAHAVYALIDFADERAENVDEIGVLVVVALGLSEGSLMHNAAASALNASNKQGLQEVRAVLMAHPSALIRNKVVPSHLTDDNRESVS; from the coding sequence ATGACAGAAGTTCCGCACAAACTCGCCGCCGGCAGCATGGGCGAATCCGTAGCGCGAGTGGTATTTCAACGTATTGGTTGGGCTCCCCCGGCGAAGATAGACCAAGACATCGGCGACGATCTGATCACATTCGCACGCGATCGGTCCGTCAGCGACGAGCCCTCGAAGACCTACGATCTCAGCGCACCAGTATTTTTGCAGGTGAAAGCGAGCTATACGGAGTACGACAAGCCAACTCATACGGTGAACGGGAGAGAAGGCTGGTGGTTCTCCGAGTCGGACACTGACCACTTTGATCACTGGCTGATGTTCGGTCTTCCATACCTTTTGGTACTTGTCGACCTTACGAAGGAGCTTGCGTACTGGACCCACATCACCGGTTCTGAGATCAAGGCGACGGGGAAGGGGCGCAAGGTATTCGTGCCTTCCGACCAGCGCGTAGAGGAAGCATCACTTGAGGCGTTGAACGCGATAGCAACAGGGCATCGGTCATCGTCCTTGGAAGGCAGCGCTTGGGCGGGAGTGCTTGAGAACCTCGTGCCAGCGGCACGCCTTCGCAATGCCCTCGTCATGCCCCGTCTTGTCGCGCCACACCCCAATCGTCAGCCCAGCAAAATAAGCTACGAGCAAGCGACCGCCATGCTTCTTCGCAACCGCATCAATGACCTTAGAGATGCTTCGGAGAAAGGCTTATGCCCGGCCCCCGACGCGTGGAAACAGCATCGGCAATGGGGCTGGAGATTCGTCGGTGCCCTCCGCACCCTGATAATGGACGAGGATCGTTCAGAGCTCGATGAACTGTCCTCTGCCTCAGCACCCAAGAGGCTGACGTTTGAGCGGGATGCCTGCAATATCGTCAGAGCTTGTTCAGCTCACGCCGAAGGACACACTGCTGAAGCAGTGCAGCTACTCGACGTGCGTCCTAACACCAAAATCGCCGATAGAGGATGGATGCATGCGCAGCGTGCACACATGCTCTTCGAGCTAAACGAATCAAGAGCAGCTGCCAAAGCCGCTCAGGACGCTCTGATCACGCTCAGATCTCTAGGAGGAGACCTTTCGGTCAGCGCAATTAGAGGCGGTTGCGCGGCAATTTTGTACTCCCTTGCAGAGCTGGGAACAGGTGATTTAGAGGGGACTGTAGCCGCACAGGACAACGCCGTTTCTTGGTGGCGTGCACAGGACACAAGCTACGCTCTGACTACAGCGCTGAACGATAAATTTAGGGAGTGGTCGGATGATGGTTCCGTCACGTTCAGGACGGTCGACCCTATAGATGAGCTGAACACGGCAGCGCTTAACGCCGCGTTCTCCGCCAACTGGAGCAGCTGGCGTCATCTTTCTTTTCTTATGGCTCAACTCGTACTCACCGGAACCAGGGATCCGGAGTTTGCTCAAGAGGCTCTGGCACTAATCGCCCATACCGGCCAGAAGAAGGCAGCAAAAGCGGCAGCACGTCGGCTATGGATTGGGGGGCCGCTAGATGCACTGCGAGGAGCCTCGTCGCGCTTAGCTGGAGAGGACTGGTCAAGGCGCTCAGAGGGTGCAGTCATGGGGATACTCGCCCATGGAGGTGACCTGCTATCACCGGAACTTGCAGACAGTGCGGTGGCCCGCATACTCGATGTGCTGCGAGCTGATGGACCGGTCCGTCAGCTCGGTCACGAATGGGCCGATCGCTGGAGTGAGATTGGTGCCGCCCTTAGCAGGCTCCTGTCTGCTGCGTCAGAGAAGTCCCACCGCGCTTGTGCCGACCTTATATGCTCCCACTTCGCAGAATCATGGGGGCATGCGACAGCTGCGATTCGCATAGCAACACATCTAGACTTTTCGCTTTTGGAAGGCGAAGTAGCCCAGAAGGTTTGTGATGTTGCCCTGATGCGCGACGATGCATGCCGTTACGAACTGCTTGAGATCCTTGCCCCGCAACTTCCGGCAGCGATGGAGATGTTGCGGAACTTCGCCAGTGACGGAGTAACGTCAGCTATTCACAGTCTTCTCGTGGTCGATCCAACCGCGGCCGAACATTATCAGCAGCTGGGCAGGTCTGCAGCAGTCGCGGTTGAGAAGGCAGTTGTTGCCGCGAGAGGCGTTGAAGGCAACCTCGTCTACAGCTACGGCGACTTCGATCACTTGCATGACCTCGCTGTGGCAGCTTTGAAGACCGAGAACGATCAGCTTTGGGAACAAGTCCTATCCGCGCTCCATGCCAACGTCCTTCCGACGGACCAGTTGTTCAGAACTTTGGAACTACTCGCCATTCGTTTCCGAGACCTTCCTGATTTCGTTAGAAAGCGGGTCGCCGAGATCGCGCCAGAGCTGTCCGCGGTGAAGAGTCTTCTCGCTCACGACGCTGACTCTGCCCACAACGCTGGTTTCAGAGCGGCGCTGACTGCCCTTCAGATAGCTACTGGTCAGTTCACGGAGCATGAAGTGCTCATCAGGCTCTTGCAGTTCCGGCGAGATGATCCAGCCAACTTCGCTAGACTTCTCAAATTCTGGAATAGCCCTCAGAAGTTATCTCTTCTAGCCACCCTGGCAGCTGACTCGAATCCGCAAGTGCGCGCCCATGCCGTTTACGCGCTAATCGACTTCGCAGACGAACGGGCTGAGAATGTAGATGAAATTGGCGTTTTAGTTGTGGTCGCACTAGGTCTAAGTGAGGGAAGCCTGATGCACAACGCTGCAGCATCAGCGCTCAATGCTTCGAACAAACAAGGCCTTCAGGAGGTTCGCGCTGTCCTGATGGCGCATCCATCCGCTCTGATCCGGAATAAGGTTGTACCCTCGCACTTGACCGATGATAACCGTGAGAGCGTAAGTTGA
- a CDS encoding carbohydrate ABC transporter permease, with protein MTPTTTATPLSGTALASKKIKRQRPADDDLPAGAQSSRASRLLVLVGLVLFLIYSVAPVWWLIVSATKNQQDMISTSGLLFAEFNLFENLRQIFEYQNGVFITWTLNSLLYAGVGSLVGTIIAIAAGYGLARFEFPGKRLSLALVIGSFLIPYAMLTLPLYLLFSEVGLVNTVWAVLIPTFISPFSVYLAKVYIEGAIPPELIEAARIDGAGEVRIFFQIVVRMLTTAGATIFLLAFVGSWNGFFLPLTMLQGSDKWTMSLGLYNWLVQSQTNAASEFDFTALVITGSLLAVIPLAVFMLAMQRFWKSGVSLGALK; from the coding sequence ATGACCCCGACAACAACCGCCACCCCGTTGAGCGGGACAGCCCTCGCAAGCAAAAAAATCAAGCGCCAGAGGCCAGCAGACGACGACCTGCCCGCAGGCGCGCAATCGAGCCGCGCCTCCCGACTGCTGGTCCTAGTCGGGCTGGTGCTGTTCCTCATTTACTCGGTTGCACCGGTCTGGTGGTTGATCGTCTCAGCGACGAAAAACCAGCAAGACATGATCAGCACCAGCGGATTGCTGTTCGCCGAATTCAATCTGTTCGAGAACCTGCGCCAGATTTTCGAGTACCAGAACGGCGTATTCATCACCTGGACTCTCAACTCCCTGCTCTACGCAGGCGTTGGCTCGCTGGTCGGAACCATCATCGCGATCGCCGCCGGCTACGGGCTGGCCCGCTTCGAATTCCCCGGCAAGCGGCTCTCCCTGGCACTGGTCATCGGCTCATTCCTCATCCCCTACGCAATGCTCACCTTGCCCTTGTACCTCCTCTTCTCCGAAGTGGGACTGGTCAACACCGTGTGGGCGGTCCTCATCCCAACCTTCATATCGCCCTTCAGCGTGTACCTCGCCAAGGTCTACATCGAGGGAGCGATCCCGCCGGAACTGATCGAAGCAGCACGAATCGACGGTGCTGGTGAAGTAAGAATCTTCTTCCAGATCGTCGTCCGTATGCTGACCACCGCCGGCGCCACCATCTTCTTGCTGGCGTTCGTCGGCTCCTGGAACGGGTTCTTCCTGCCCCTGACCATGCTGCAGGGATCGGACAAGTGGACCATGTCCCTGGGTCTGTACAACTGGCTCGTGCAGAGCCAGACCAACGCAGCCAGCGAGTTCGACTTCACCGCTCTCGTAATCACCGGCTCGCTGCTGGCCGTGATCCCACTCGCTGTCTTCATGCTGGCCATGCAGAGGTTCTGGAAGTCTGGTGTGTCGCTCGGTGCGCTGAAGTAG
- a CDS encoding sugar ABC transporter permease, which produces MSKQTVRDRPADLSSHRPARAPRKEPVARNRKRGLSWNRARGLKGFLFTAPFFAGFLAVFALPFIYALVQSFYSERKSGAGLGGAVTEFVGADNFVRGIADPVFWDSMLRVTIFALVQIPLMLILSLVMALLLDAMHGRKVAFFRMGLLIPYMIPGIVAALIWLYLYSPRLGPLTQAGEALGADLNFFSPDLLFLSIGNLLTWCGIGFNMLIIYSSLRSVPRELFEAARLDGASELRIALSIKVPFVRSALVLTGMLSIIGMLQIFNEPLIFRVSSPETVSSNFTPIMMIFNQAFTAGNYNYAAALSVILAIVVGAASALFYKLTNRPQA; this is translated from the coding sequence ATGAGCAAGCAGACCGTTCGCGACCGGCCGGCTGACCTCAGCTCACACCGGCCGGCAAGAGCACCACGGAAGGAACCGGTGGCTCGGAACCGGAAGCGCGGACTCAGTTGGAACCGAGCACGAGGGCTCAAAGGTTTTCTCTTCACCGCACCCTTCTTCGCCGGGTTCCTGGCCGTCTTCGCACTCCCGTTCATCTACGCGCTGGTGCAGAGCTTCTACTCAGAACGCAAATCCGGCGCGGGTCTAGGCGGAGCAGTCACCGAGTTCGTCGGAGCGGACAATTTCGTTCGCGGTATCGCAGACCCGGTTTTCTGGGACTCCATGCTGCGGGTGACCATTTTCGCCCTCGTCCAGATCCCACTGATGCTCATCTTGTCCCTGGTGATGGCATTGCTGCTGGACGCCATGCACGGCCGCAAGGTCGCCTTCTTCCGGATGGGACTTCTCATCCCCTACATGATCCCAGGCATCGTCGCCGCGCTGATCTGGCTCTACCTCTACTCGCCACGGCTCGGCCCGCTTACCCAGGCCGGGGAGGCTCTCGGCGCGGACCTCAACTTCTTCTCACCGGACCTCCTGTTCCTGTCCATCGGCAACCTGCTGACATGGTGCGGCATCGGCTTCAACATGCTTATCATCTATAGCTCCCTGCGTTCTGTGCCCAGGGAATTGTTCGAAGCCGCCCGCCTAGACGGAGCCTCCGAACTGCGCATCGCCCTGTCCATCAAGGTGCCATTCGTGCGGTCAGCTCTCGTACTGACCGGGATGCTTTCGATTATCGGCATGCTGCAAATCTTCAATGAGCCGCTGATCTTCCGTGTCAGTTCGCCGGAAACGGTCAGCTCGAACTTCACGCCCATCATGATGATCTTCAACCAGGCATTCACGGCCGGCAACTACAACTACGCCGCTGCCCTCTCCGTCATCCTCGCAATCGTCGTCGGCGCGGCGTCGGCGCTCTTCTACAAACTCACGAATAGGCCACAGGCATGA
- a CDS encoding hydroxyacid dehydrogenase — MTSSDPVLAVTGSALDQAVTSVGEQAQHLTTTASSWESAVPTQRAKTLTAPRGVLVMDPPVLAHYLFGEDLSLLRGTLTLQADEVLSHWESESARTALRDAEVIITGWGCPRLDETLLDYAPNLQAILHAGGRASDITTPGLRARGIRLTNAGDANSLPVAEYTLGMILLANKRFFQAVREYRARQERIDREATFPEAGNFRRTVGIVGASRIGRRVMELLAPFDLDIVLYDPYVTAPEAGLMNARKVSLEELMAISDIVSIHAPLLPSTEGLISAELLGGMKPGATLINTARGELIDQDALLDVLQANRISAVLDVSTPDPLPPAHPLYELPNVLLTPHIAGSVSGELGRMGEHLVEELKRFARGERFAAEELL; from the coding sequence ATGACCAGTTCCGACCCTGTACTCGCTGTCACTGGATCTGCACTAGATCAAGCCGTGACGAGTGTTGGCGAGCAGGCTCAGCACCTCACCACGACGGCGTCGTCGTGGGAGTCCGCAGTGCCCACCCAACGAGCCAAGACACTGACGGCCCCGCGTGGTGTGCTCGTCATGGATCCCCCCGTACTGGCCCACTACCTGTTCGGCGAGGACCTTAGCCTCCTGCGCGGGACGCTCACACTGCAGGCCGACGAGGTCCTAAGCCACTGGGAATCCGAAAGCGCACGGACAGCACTGCGCGATGCCGAAGTCATCATCACCGGCTGGGGTTGTCCACGACTGGATGAAACATTGCTTGATTATGCGCCCAACCTGCAGGCCATCCTGCACGCCGGCGGCCGAGCCAGCGACATCACCACCCCTGGTCTTCGTGCCCGCGGGATTCGGTTGACCAACGCCGGTGACGCAAACTCCCTACCCGTCGCCGAGTACACGCTCGGCATGATCCTGCTGGCGAACAAGCGGTTCTTCCAAGCGGTGCGGGAATACCGGGCACGCCAGGAGCGAATCGACCGCGAAGCAACCTTCCCGGAGGCCGGAAACTTCCGGCGCACAGTAGGCATCGTCGGTGCCTCTCGCATCGGCCGCCGGGTCATGGAACTGCTCGCCCCGTTCGACTTGGACATCGTCCTCTACGACCCCTATGTCACAGCACCCGAAGCCGGGCTGATGAACGCACGGAAAGTGTCCCTCGAGGAACTCATGGCCATCAGCGACATCGTTAGTATCCACGCCCCGCTGCTTCCCAGCACCGAAGGACTGATCTCTGCTGAACTGTTGGGGGGAATGAAGCCCGGGGCGACACTGATCAACACCGCCCGCGGTGAACTGATCGACCAGGACGCACTGCTGGACGTACTTCAGGCCAATCGCATCAGCGCGGTACTGGACGTTTCCACGCCGGACCCCCTGCCCCCGGCTCATCCCCTCTATGAACTGCCCAACGTCCTTCTCACGCCACATATCGCCGGATCGGTCAGTGGAGAGCTCGGTCGCATGGGAGAGCACCTTGTCGAAGAGCTGAAAAGGTTCGCCCGCGGGGAGCGCTTCGCCGCCGAAGAACTCCTATGA
- a CDS encoding family 43 glycosylhydrolase, with the protein MISNPMIRGFAPDPSILKREDTYYLANSSFEWYPRIPIHRSKDLVTWEYAGCLDGPDLGLTLTGVPDSGGIWAPSLSFSEGLFWLTFSVIYRMGNGAKELRTFVTTSEDIAGPWRQPTRVPGHGFDPSIFHHDGKHWLLNMQWDPRPGHNSFAGITLQQLNRDGTDVIGTPNLIHQREMLIEGPNLYYHDGWFHLMLAEGGTGPRHGIAMMRSRSVLGPYEPDPQHALLTTRDDPAHPLQKAGHGELVQTADGRWYLVHLASRWLESPTGPQSILGRETCIQEVYWNDEGWLRLAAGGWHPQLEITSLGSDEPTQACHDAALDADLTALTWPWSSLRRTISPEWADTSSRPGWLRLTGADSPDSLFEQSLIARRVTEHNLSASVLLDAEPRTFTQAAGLTFHYNTSAWFFLQLTWIEPPGEDPAGQQWNERGSYTLRLLMRDQDTLRYVADPVLLGQGPVRLHAELREGDLRFFWSTQDSDDRKPIGLDCDGKILSDDHGDKLRFTGCFVGIRVDDHTGEGFTADFSDFTYSAKEKPLP; encoded by the coding sequence ATGATCAGCAACCCGATGATCCGAGGCTTCGCACCGGATCCTTCCATCCTGAAACGCGAAGACACCTACTATCTAGCCAACAGCTCGTTCGAGTGGTATCCGCGGATCCCTATCCACCGTTCCAAGGACTTGGTGACCTGGGAATACGCAGGATGCCTTGACGGTCCTGACCTCGGGCTGACCTTGACCGGTGTGCCGGATTCCGGTGGAATCTGGGCGCCCTCCCTCAGCTTCTCGGAGGGCCTCTTCTGGCTCACCTTCAGCGTCATCTATCGAATGGGAAACGGCGCCAAGGAACTTCGAACCTTCGTGACCACCTCCGAGGACATCGCCGGCCCCTGGCGCCAACCGACCCGGGTGCCCGGACACGGCTTCGACCCCTCGATCTTCCACCATGACGGCAAACACTGGTTGCTCAACATGCAGTGGGACCCGCGACCTGGACACAACAGCTTCGCCGGTATCACCCTGCAACAACTCAACCGCGACGGCACCGACGTCATCGGCACCCCCAACCTCATCCATCAGCGCGAAATGCTGATCGAGGGTCCCAACCTTTACTACCACGACGGCTGGTTCCACCTCATGCTCGCCGAAGGCGGAACAGGGCCACGACACGGAATCGCCATGATGCGTTCCCGCTCAGTCCTTGGCCCGTACGAACCCGATCCGCAGCACGCCCTACTGACCACCCGGGACGACCCGGCCCATCCTCTGCAAAAAGCCGGCCATGGCGAACTGGTCCAAACCGCGGACGGACGCTGGTACCTCGTGCACCTGGCCAGTCGGTGGCTTGAATCACCGACCGGGCCCCAGTCCATCCTCGGCCGCGAAACGTGCATCCAGGAGGTTTACTGGAATGACGAGGGCTGGCTACGGCTTGCCGCAGGCGGTTGGCACCCCCAACTCGAAATCACTTCGCTAGGCAGCGACGAACCGACACAAGCGTGCCATGACGCGGCACTAGACGCGGACCTCACCGCCCTCACCTGGCCTTGGAGCTCACTACGCCGCACCATATCCCCGGAGTGGGCAGATACCTCTTCCCGACCCGGCTGGCTCAGATTGACTGGCGCAGACAGCCCCGACTCGCTCTTCGAGCAAAGCCTGATCGCCCGCCGGGTGACCGAGCACAACCTCAGCGCGAGCGTGCTGCTTGACGCCGAACCTCGAACGTTCACCCAAGCAGCGGGACTGACCTTCCACTACAACACCAGCGCATGGTTCTTCCTGCAGCTGACCTGGATAGAACCGCCAGGTGAAGACCCAGCTGGACAGCAGTGGAACGAGCGCGGCTCATACACCCTTCGCCTGCTGATGCGGGACCAAGACACACTCCGCTACGTCGCTGACCCTGTCCTCCTCGGCCAGGGCCCGGTCCGTCTCCACGCCGAGCTCCGCGAAGGCGACCTACGGTTCTTCTGGAGCACCCAAGACTCCGATGACCGCAAGCCGATCGGACTGGATTGCGACGGAAAGATCCTTTCCGACGACCACGGAGACAAACTCCGATTCACAGGCTGCTTCGTCGGCATCCGGGTGGACGACCACACAGGAGAAGGCTTCACCGCCGACTTCTCCGACTTCACCTACTCAGCCAAGGAGAAGCCGCTGCCATGA
- a CDS encoding N-acetylglucosamine kinase has translation MTYMIGLDIGGTKTHAVKFDGSTAVNEAFAGSANVQNTTREEASKNLAQVFNLLATSDIDSVWVGAGGIDTPEDAQALTELIRPYSHGANITVVHDSRLILAAGGTDTGIAVIAGTGSAVWGLNHAGQQVRRGGWGYLLGDEGSGYWIGREAIRWSLRRMNEGHPPDELTTQILAQHRLHNPNQMIALCHARNGGRHLIAGLARQVISCAAKGHRRSLEILVQAGQDLGELAAEAADQLRMPGPVVIGGGVAEHSIILQSSFRASLDNAGIHDVRVLTAPPVYGIPRLARHGKSASPSARTCPQEPLSRTRSTTC, from the coding sequence ATGACCTACATGATCGGTCTGGACATCGGAGGGACCAAAACCCACGCCGTGAAATTCGACGGCAGCACAGCAGTCAACGAAGCATTCGCAGGCAGCGCAAACGTACAGAACACCACCCGGGAAGAGGCCTCGAAGAATCTCGCACAGGTCTTCAACCTCTTGGCAACCTCGGACATCGACTCAGTATGGGTAGGAGCAGGAGGCATCGACACTCCCGAGGACGCTCAGGCGCTGACCGAATTGATCCGCCCATACAGCCACGGCGCGAACATCACGGTCGTCCATGACTCACGGCTCATACTGGCAGCAGGAGGAACCGACACAGGCATCGCCGTCATCGCTGGAACCGGGTCCGCTGTATGGGGTCTGAACCATGCGGGGCAGCAGGTCCGTCGGGGCGGATGGGGCTATCTGCTCGGCGACGAAGGAAGCGGCTACTGGATCGGACGCGAAGCTATCCGATGGAGCCTTCGACGGATGAATGAGGGCCACCCTCCCGACGAGCTGACCACGCAAATCCTCGCCCAACACCGCCTGCACAATCCCAACCAAATGATCGCTCTATGTCACGCCAGAAACGGCGGAAGACATCTCATCGCCGGCCTGGCCAGACAAGTTATCTCCTGCGCAGCCAAGGGGCACCGACGCAGCCTCGAAATCCTCGTCCAAGCCGGTCAAGACCTCGGTGAACTCGCTGCTGAAGCAGCCGACCAACTGCGCATGCCAGGCCCGGTAGTTATCGGCGGAGGGGTGGCAGAACACAGCATCATCCTCCAGTCATCCTTCCGAGCGAGTCTGGACAACGCAGGAATCCACGACGTACGCGTCCTCACAGCACCACCCGTCTACGGGATACCCAGATTGGCTAGGCACGGAAAAAGCGCCAGCCCCAGTGCCAGGACTTGTCCCCAGGAACCGCTATCAAGGACTAGGTCAACGACATGCTGA
- the manA gene encoding mannose-6-phosphate isomerase, class I, with protein sequence MLIPIANEPLNYNWGSLTALSQILGRKPSGLPEAELWLGTHDGSPTRVVDRSDDGDALLSEWLTRHDPATAGKLPFLLKILAAESPLSLQVHPNKEQAQEGFERENREGVPLNSPARNYKDNAAKPEIIVAISNQFHALAGFRSAKETIADLTSFDDRTTTALAPLIRLLAKGLKPAVEWILLADSAEVEEPLAALLDAAHAQEPDSTTRLLASKYAQDRGLLLALLLNRVTLQRGEALFLPAGNIHAYLHGVGVELMGASDNVLRGGLTTKHVDAAELISIVDYKPTNDSKLEPVPLGSGVYAYRPDNVGFQLIRADGSAETRIVLTGPTIAICLSGEARVRTTKASHDIAQGQSLYLSSEEQAVTLNKGAEVFLAMGETL encoded by the coding sequence ATGCTGATCCCCATCGCCAACGAGCCGCTGAACTACAACTGGGGCTCACTGACAGCCCTCTCCCAAATCTTAGGAAGAAAGCCGTCCGGACTACCCGAGGCAGAACTCTGGTTGGGCACACACGACGGTTCCCCGACGCGCGTTGTAGATCGATCCGATGACGGCGACGCCCTACTCTCCGAATGGCTGACCCGGCACGACCCCGCAACCGCGGGAAAGCTTCCCTTCCTGCTCAAGATCCTCGCCGCCGAAAGCCCGCTATCGCTGCAGGTCCACCCGAACAAGGAACAAGCACAGGAGGGATTCGAACGAGAAAACAGGGAGGGCGTCCCACTCAACAGCCCAGCGCGAAACTACAAGGACAACGCTGCGAAACCGGAAATCATCGTGGCGATCAGCAACCAATTCCATGCACTGGCCGGGTTTCGATCCGCGAAAGAAACAATTGCAGACCTCACCTCCTTCGACGACAGAACCACCACCGCCCTGGCACCGCTGATAAGGCTCCTGGCGAAAGGTCTGAAACCCGCTGTCGAATGGATACTCCTCGCCGACAGCGCAGAAGTCGAGGAACCACTGGCGGCTTTGCTTGACGCCGCCCACGCCCAGGAACCGGATTCCACTACCCGGCTGCTTGCCTCCAAATACGCGCAAGACAGGGGTCTGCTGCTCGCTCTCCTACTGAACCGCGTCACCCTGCAACGCGGAGAAGCGCTTTTCCTGCCAGCTGGCAACATCCATGCCTACCTACACGGCGTAGGAGTTGAGCTGATGGGTGCATCGGACAACGTACTAAGAGGCGGACTCACGACCAAACACGTCGACGCAGCCGAACTGATTAGCATCGTCGACTACAAGCCGACGAACGATAGCAAACTCGAGCCCGTCCCGTTGGGCAGTGGTGTATATGCCTACCGACCAGACAACGTCGGTTTCCAACTCATCCGGGCTGACGGATCGGCCGAAACCAGGATCGTCCTCACCGGACCAACCATCGCCATCTGTCTTTCCGGCGAAGCTCGGGTGCGCACCACGAAGGCTTCACACGACATAGCACAGGGCCAAAGCCTGTACCTCTCATCCGAGGAACAAGCGGTCACACTCAACAAGGGTGCAGAGGTGTTCCTCGCCATGGGCGAAACACTCTAA